TGTCCAAGATCCGCGCGAAACCGCACGACGGGTACGGGTTGCCCGCCGGTGGTTAGGCTTGGTGATGGTCCTCTATTACCGGGACGACGCGGTGCAGGTGACCTCCGAGTCGATCCGGGCGGGCGGTCACATGGTCGCCCTCGCCGACGTGACGTACGTCTGGCACGCCCGCGGCCCGAAGACGCTAGCGGTGCGCGGCCGGGTGTTCGGTCGTGGTGTCCTGGTCCTGCTGCTCTCCCTGCCCCCGCTGGTCGCGCTGGTCTGCGTGCTCTCGCTGGCCTACACGGCGCAGGACCGGGGCAACTGGAAGATGGCGCTGAT
Above is a window of Micromonospora coriariae DNA encoding:
- a CDS encoding DUF6232 family protein; this translates as MVLYYRDDAVQVTSESIRAGGHMVALADVTYVWHARGPKTLAVRGRVFGRGVLVLLLSLPPLVALVCVLSLAYTAQDRGNWKMALIVLAACAVGALALTPFLEIPLGWLDRSYERGNHVHELWVQHHGREQLLLRTPDALRFGQIYRAVQRAVEQQGDHR